From the genome of Brienomyrus brachyistius isolate T26 chromosome 8, BBRACH_0.4, whole genome shotgun sequence, one region includes:
- the chmp4ba gene encoding charged multivesicular body protein 4b isoform X1 has product MSLFGKLFGTGGKGGKSPTPQEAIQRLRDTEEMLMKKQEFLEKKIEQELLTAKKNGTKNKRAALQALKRKKRYEKQLAQIDGTLSTIEFQREALENANTNTEVLKNMGFAAKAMKAAHENMDIDKVDDLMQEITEGQELAQEISDAISKPVGFGEEFDEDELMAELEELEQEELDKNLLEIGENVPLPNVPSTLPARPAAKKKEEEDEDDMKDLEAWAEAM; this is encoded by the exons ATGTCTTTGTTCGGAAAGTTGTTTGGCACCGGGGGGAAAGGGGGGAAATCACCGACCCCGCAAGAGGCGATTCAGAGACTCCGGGACACGGAGGAGATGTTGATGAAAAAACAGGAATTCCTCGAGAAAAAAATTGAACAGGAACTCCTCACCGCAAAGAAAAATGGTACCAAAAACAAACGAG CTGCCTTGCAGGCCTTGAAGCGTAAGAAGCGGTACGAGAAGCAGCTGGCCCAGATCGACGGAACGCTGTCCACCATCGAGTTCCAGAGGGAGGCACTGGAGAACGCCAACACCAACACTGAAGTGCTCAAGAACATGGGCTTTGCTGCTAAGGCCATGAAGGCGGCCCATGAAAACAT GGACATAGACAAAGTGGACGACTTAATGCAGGAAATCACAGAGGGGCAGGAACTTGCACAGGAAATTTCAGATGCCATCTCAAAACCTGTAGGTTTTGGTGAAGAGTTTGATGAG GATGAACTCATGGCAGAATTGGAAGAGTTGGAACAAGAGGAATTAGACAAAAACCTGTTGGAAATTGGAGAGAACGTACCTCTACCAAATGTGCCGTCCACATTACCTGCCAGACCAG CAGCAAAGAAAAAGGAAGAGGAAGACGAAGACGACATGAAGGACCTGGAGGCCTGGGCTGAGGCCATGTAG
- the chmp4ba gene encoding charged multivesicular body protein 4b isoform X2, which produces MSLFGKLFGTGGKGGKSPTPQEAIQRLRDTEEMLMKKQEFLEKKIEQELLTAKKNGTKNKRAALQALKRKKRYEKQLAQIDGTLSTIEFQREALENANTNTEVLKNMGFAAKAMKAAHENMDIDKVDDLMQEITEGQELAQEISDAISKPVGFGEEFDEDELMAELEELEQEELDKNLLEIGENVPLPNVPSTLPARPAKKKEEEDEDDMKDLEAWAEAM; this is translated from the exons ATGTCTTTGTTCGGAAAGTTGTTTGGCACCGGGGGGAAAGGGGGGAAATCACCGACCCCGCAAGAGGCGATTCAGAGACTCCGGGACACGGAGGAGATGTTGATGAAAAAACAGGAATTCCTCGAGAAAAAAATTGAACAGGAACTCCTCACCGCAAAGAAAAATGGTACCAAAAACAAACGAG CTGCCTTGCAGGCCTTGAAGCGTAAGAAGCGGTACGAGAAGCAGCTGGCCCAGATCGACGGAACGCTGTCCACCATCGAGTTCCAGAGGGAGGCACTGGAGAACGCCAACACCAACACTGAAGTGCTCAAGAACATGGGCTTTGCTGCTAAGGCCATGAAGGCGGCCCATGAAAACAT GGACATAGACAAAGTGGACGACTTAATGCAGGAAATCACAGAGGGGCAGGAACTTGCACAGGAAATTTCAGATGCCATCTCAAAACCTGTAGGTTTTGGTGAAGAGTTTGATGAG GATGAACTCATGGCAGAATTGGAAGAGTTGGAACAAGAGGAATTAGACAAAAACCTGTTGGAAATTGGAGAGAACGTACCTCTACCAAATGTGCCGTCCACATTACCTGCCAGACCAG CAAAGAAAAAGGAAGAGGAAGACGAAGACGACATGAAGGACCTGGAGGCCTGGGCTGAGGCCATGTAG